From the Dioscorea cayenensis subsp. rotundata cultivar TDr96_F1 unplaced genomic scaffold, TDr96_F1_v2_PseudoChromosome.rev07_lg8_w22 25.fasta BLBR01002076.1, whole genome shotgun sequence genome, the window GATCTTGGATTGGAAGTGTATAAGTTCTCCATCTCCTGGTCAAGACTTATCCCAAGTatgatgaattaaaaattttcacaatattttttatgtattttttgcaGAAATATTTATCCATATTCACAAACatccctcttcattttttttttattttatttataatttctctATTAATTTTTGTCTATGATTTGTTAGATGGTAGAGGTGAAATTAATCCGAAAGGACTGGAATACTATAACAATCTTATCAATGAACTTCTTGGAAAAGGTTTATTTCATTTACAAATGTCAAAGcttagtattttttattattattcttttaacttcaatattttttttattttgtttggttgaatAGGAATTCAGCCACACGTTACTCTATATCATCTGGATCTTCCTCAAGCGCTGGAAGATGAATACAATGGCTGGTTGAGCCCCAGAATAATGTAACTCTTTAAAACTCTTAGTTTCTGCTAATTACTTTCCTTCAAATTAAACTTTAACTTGTTAGTGGataattagtattattttgttttataaataaaccctTAACAATAAAATTCTTAGGGTAAGTATACTTTTGgtcacttattttatttattttatattctatttatttagatatgagaattaaattgtgaataaaagtggataaaccacaaatttattaataagaaaagaaaagcaaaaaagaacaaaatcagtaagaaaaacaaaaaacaacaaaaacacacacaatgcgacaataaaataaaagccgTATCCTCACCGGGGATGAGAATAACGATGAAGCAGGGACTAGgataaaaagcaataaaatggaaaaaggagGAAGATAGCGAGGCTGGGGCGAAGTCCACTCATCCGAGACGAAGGCGATCCAGCTACAAAGAGAGGCAGATTACTCCCGATGCACGTGGTGTACGCCATTTCACCAGGTAGTGTCCGTGGATGCGGAGCTCGGGGAAGTTAAGAGAGCGCTGATCTTCCGAAAGCGAGATCGGATGGTTCTCGTGAAGAGGCGAAAGTCTGCAGTGATCCAAGAAAAGAAGCATGTTAATTTGTCTTATGGAGTATAGAAGAAATTGATGaatatttttggttaaaaaaatcatttcgaGTGCGTTCGATAGGATGTTCGAATATGGCTCTACGACGATAGATCCGAGAGAGCCTCAGAGGCGGAATTTAGGGAGGGAATCCAAGTGGTCGGATGTTGTAAAAGCGAGCATGGGAGAGTAGCAACATCTAACAAACCTTGGAAGAAGGACCAAATTCTCTCGAAAAtgaacaattaataaaaagatgatCTCATGTTTTACGAGTTGTTATGACATAGAATACATGTGTCAGTAGCATTAGGATTGcaacttttaataaaaagattatctagagtaagaattttgttttcccaGGCAAGCCAACAAAATAGTGTTATTTTACTAGGGGTATTTGTCTTCCAGAATTTGGAATAAAGTTGACTGCGAATGcctccatcaattaagaaattatagaaaGATTTGTGAGAGAAGgtttttgttattatcaagAGACCGGTATAAGAGTCCTCTTGATCAATTATACTGATCTGGAATAGAGAGTTCATTAATACGGTAAAGTCATCAACGAGAGGTTGTCTGAATGGATTACAACCCGGAATTAATTAAATGTATAAATTGTCTTAAAGTAATCCAAGGATAAGAGCGATCGAGAAAAGTGATGTCCAACGGTCTTTTGGGGATTGACCTTCAAGCCATTTATCAAACCGAATAGAGTTTTTGTTACCATTTCCAATTGATTTGGATATCGCGGAATCGAAAAGGAGGGTAGAATGGTATTAATTCCACTGggaagaaagatttatttttggTGGATGATGATATAGAATATCGAGCATCTCTTATCACATAGTTTGCAAAGACAATTTTTGTCCAACAGGAGACCGGCTTGGTGATgagtttccaccaccactttcctaATAAAAGCATTATTGAATATCTGGAGGTCAAGGATACCCCAACCGCCCATGCAACAGGGTCTACAAATTCTTTTCCAGGCAATCAACCTTATACCCTTAGACCCCAGGATCCGGACCCTTCCAAAGAAAGTCTCTCCTAATTTTTATCGATTTCAAGGATTACCCTAAGCTGGTAATTTGAAAAAGACATCCATGAGTCGAGAGAAGATAAAAGCAGACGATGAGGGTAAGACGACCCCCAAGGAAAGATAATTTGCTTTCCATGAAGTGAGCCTAGAACGAATGGATTCGATTAACTTTGTCCGGGTCTTTGTCGTCTAGGTCTTCGACCTGTGAGTGGCATACCCAGGTATGTGATTGGGAGACAATCTCTGTTGCAATTAAGTATTCTAGCTTCGAAGAGATAAAGTACGGATGTTAATAAAGTTTTCTCATCGTTCCAAGCTTAAAATTgaactaattaatttattatttcttctcataCCATTGCCAATTACTAAGCTTTTCGATTGAATGTAATCAATCGAAAAACACACACATCCATTTGCATACCCAATAAAAGTATGTTAATATGCCcttataaaaactaaattaattgtATGCCCTTAACGCTTTATTTGCTTGcacaccaaaaaaatatttattgcttgtctttttatctttctttttcatatatatcttctaaaaaaattgattagttTAGTTTCCTCCTAAGTTGACTTCGAgtcataaaagtaaaaatataaaataaaataaaagtaatttgtagaagtaaataaataaatatgattatttttacaaaagcatatatataaaaaatctcaaaaaaattaatggtgGTTGGCCTAAATGGTAGAGGTAGAGATCACTTAATTTAGTAGCTTTAAGATcgaatttttatatgtataaaacaCACGAGCTGGGAGATATTTATTCTCTTATAAAGTTTTTAGTATTTTGCCTAAAATTAGTTTAGAGCTCTAGCTGTTAAGCAATCattggtttaaaaaattaaaagaaaacatgaaaaaaaaaaacctaaaggaagtttatttacataatattttcaaaaataaaaataaaaaacacgctgcttttcttcttgttgtataATCAATCACTTTCTTTGTTTGTCAGGGATGATTTCACAGCATATGCGGATGTGTGCTTCAGAGAATTTGGAGATAGAGTGACTCATTGGACAACCATGGCTGAAGTAAACATCATGTCATTAGGATCATATGATAATGGAGATTTTCCACCTTCGAGATGTTCATATCCATTTGGAGTCACCAACTGCACTGCAGGAAATTCCAGCACTGAGCCATACATTGCCACTCACAATGCATTGCTTACTCATGcttcaatttttcatttatacaaaacaaaataccaGGTATAAATGCATTCCAATCCAATTCcaaattatttgtttctttttttaaaaaattttgatttattgtaGCTAAGGGTGTGCTTGTTGGAGTTGTTAATACTGAGGGACCACTCTCTTAACTACCATGCTGCGGTTGAGGAAGGATTGGGCTTAGGGATAAGTAGGGAGAATGGGCTCTAcagcgatgtgggactatggacgaTTAACCCTGCGTCCCAACACCCCGGCCCacagcggatgtgggacccaagatcctagtCACGTCCGATCGAGCGGTAGGCTCACGATATCATTATTATCTGAGGACCCATCACTAAAGCTTCTATAGCTTCGCGGTTAGAGGAAGGATTGAGCTTAGGATATATAAAGCTAGGGAGAATGGCTCTCACTgctgatgtgggactatggactgATTAACTACTGCAGTCGACACCCCTCTGACCCCACAGCGGATGTGGGACCGAGATCCTAGTCACGGCCGGTCAGACAGTGGCTACGATGTCGATTGTCTGAGGGACCCATGGCTCAACACTACTATAGCTGCGGTTAGAGGGAAGGATTGAGACTAGAATATATAAAGGTGAGAGGTGGCTCTCTCACAGGCGATGTGAGGGGACTATAGACCCGAGGTTAACCTTGACTGCGTCCCAGCGAGTAACGACTTTAAAAagaacaatttatatatatatatatatatttatttatttgacataATGTGAATAAGCACCCGTGTCTTTACTTTACGTGAGTTAAAATTTGAACCAATTTTTTCAACTGAACATAACTTGCACAAAGCATCCAATGCTAACAGATCAAAAGATTATTAAATGAATTCGTACCATTAATCTATCCACCATGGTGTATATTAGAATTGTCGACTTTTAACTTTTCAAATGAATTTTGTAATTGAGTTAAGATGTGGTACTAACCCATATCTGGTCGGGAGTTACTATCATAAGAGTCAAGTGCCTTATTAACTGCTTGAATATTGCAAtactaaatataatttttgtatgcTTTACTTATCCACATCTTCCTTCCTGCAATACAGTGAAAAATTAATTCCTAGAATATGTTGTTTATAGGCTTTTCAACGTGGTTGGATAGGCATGAATGTCTACACATTGTGGTATACTCCATACTCCGATTCCAAAGCTGATATTCAAGCAACAAAAAGAGTAAGAGATTTCATGCTAGGATGGTGAGTGTATATATGCCatttatattatgaaaaatacataataCATATAAATACCCTTTggaaaaattcttaaatttggtagtttcatttgatatttaattagtacttttatttatataaaactaaattaacTAGGGTAATGCCATGTGAGTGAACCGCTAGTAGTGCAAAAATACATGTCACAAAAGTGTGCAAGAGAGTAAGGACTTGAAATCTTACTCTTACAGTATTGTTCATCGGTGTTACTCATGCATTGTTCATTGCGAGCCTAGTATTATAGAGTATTATTTATTCACTGTATATTGGGTCTTAGTGTGAGTTTATGTGGGAGGAGTCATATTTTTTACCTCTCTAAAATTGTATAGTAAGAAAAATTTACTATTGTGATATTATGGTCCctgatatattattttgggcATATGTAACAGATATTCATTGTCCTTCATATTATCTTATTCATGTGGGTAAAATCCTTAATTAAGAGTTCGTTAAGCCATTATAACTGATAcatttttgtatatgtttgtCTTTTTGACGGTGCTTgtcatctaaaaaaattaattccataTTAATTTcccaacaaataaaaaggaaaaggtCATGAGAAAAGAAACCTATCAAATTGTAGAAGATTGCTACGTTACCctacatacatatattttgattaacaATCACCACTACCCAGTACCTAAAAATTACAGTCCACATATGTAGGATGAAATTACTTAGATAATGAAAAGTTTGAAGTGGCATCACGGAGCATCTAATGATCATAATCTAATTACATTTAGCTGTTATGCGGGGATAATTGTTGCtggataaaaataatttcaatatacaAACTTGTCTCTATTAATTTAATGCCTAGTAATTATAGTACACATAGGATGAGAATTCTTAAAAATGACATTTGGCATAGCATCTAATGATtaccatttattttatttaggtgCCAAGTGTTTATGCAAACTAAACATGTTAATTTTGACTCGATTCAACCTTGAGCTTAAGTTAAAAGGATAACAACCAGACTTATATActcattttaattttctaaattaactGATGTGATGTGagactattaattattttaatattaaaaatatggtATTACATATTGATCAAAAAATTCTTGTATGAAAGCTTTCCGCATTTTATGGTAAAagttaaatcatattttaacaGACGTTATTTGCAAAAATGGTGTGCaaagtttattattaattattgtattattacACAATCAGATATTGTTAAGCactgtatattttaaattattattagatattatGCGGAATGTAAGGTGGCCATTAAATGCAAATGTAATTTTTATGAAATCtatctaaatttaaaatctagggatgtctTTAGAGTACGtgtgctcatatatatatatatatatatatataatatgcataAAATTTGATTAGTTTTCATGGCATTTTAGGATTGTGGATCCATTGGTGTTTGGGGACTATCCAAAGacaatgaagaaaatagtgGGATCAAGGCTACCAGTTTTCACCAAATCTCAATCAGAGTATTTGAAAGgatcatttgatttcattggttTGAATCATTATACTTCACTCTTTGTTGTTGATAATTCTGCTGAGGCCCTCGCAATGCCCATTAGAGACTACAATGCTGACATGCTTGCTACACTCATAGGTTTCCCTCCACAtctctatataattttttttttcttttaatgattcttttcttttttattttttcaaacatatGCTTTAATTCCAATgttttatcaataatttttaattgttgaacGAGATTGGTTAAGTTAAGAAAATCCATATATTGCTATTTTTCATGGTATTGTCGAGATGGAAATAGGGCGAGCTATTTAACTAAATTTAGCACATAAAAtcaaatagatttattttaagaaaCCAAATTTGATTAGACTTTGTTTGAAACAAAATCTCATTTATAgcttaaattttctttctatactaaacaacaaaaattatctAACCatttttaatacaataatactatatatttttaaatatttttatatgtttcgAACTATTTAGTTATACTCATTTAAGAGAAACTTTGGTTTTATATCTTAAAAACCAAGAGCTTGATTCCAAAGTAAAAAATTTTGAGCCAAGTTCGAGCTGCGCATAAATAGCTAGCTTGATTGATGAATTAGGAGTCTTAAATAATAAGCATTGTATTGAAttgtatttcttatttatttattttggcagTGTGGAAGAATGAAACACCAAGCGACAAGGTGAGAATGATGGATTTTGCTTGTTTCATACCATgagttatgtatatatatatttaaaatagacTAAAATTAAGCTTGAAACCAGTACATTCCATCATCAACTCCATATCGTCCATATGGGCTGAGAAAACTGCTGGAATATTTcaagcaaaaatacaaaaaccctCCCATTTATATTCAAGAAAATGGTAAAGcgctatttcttttattaatccaaatgaaaattaattctCTGACTTTGTGGGTAAATTTTATGATGAGGACTAAGCTCTTGTGAATTATCATTTTTAGGTTGTGGACTTGGCATGGAAGACACAATGAATGACACTTACAGGATTGATTATTTGAATGGTTACATTGGAAGCACCTTTGAAGCTATCtaggtttttcattttttctttttaattatatatatatatatatatatagatatgattACATAACCCTCATATATGGAAGGAAACTGCTTctataaaccatataaaatgtGAAGTAATTAACATATCTTTTGAacaaattatacatttttatacCCTTTATACAAAAATTGTTCTTTGTTTATAGGCATGCTCTTATATAGTTGGAATGAATAATAAACGATAAACgccttttttatgaatataaagcaATGACTAAATCAAAGATCTTGGACTGATGTCATGAGATATGTACAGATGTAGTAATATTATAAATCCCGTAGCAAATGTATGAACGATCAAAGACGGGATATAGCTGGAaattcacttaaaaaaatttcagtaACATTATATAGTAATGTGtgtatatttttccaaaatgatTGAAAGgtgaaaaattaaatgattgtgtagtataaaaaaattttgatgacTGTTTTATGGAAGAATATATAAGCAAATACCATTTTCATATGAATTTAtaaggtatttttatttttgtgtaggGGCATAAAAAGTCTTGAAAAATATTCTGTATAATCATAGTAGTTATTCTCTTTACTTTTCTGCCTTTCACTGCTGAATAGCCTCGACTAGCTCCTCCACTTTTTAAGACGCTGCTCACTTGTTAGAAATGCGCCTGATCGGTCCCCTCTTTTTTAAAAACGCTGCCCACTCTGGACTCAGGGTTGAGCATACTCTAAAAACAGAGTGATCCCAgtgagcatttttaactaagcgCTACATTTTCAAAGAGCAGATGACCATGAGTACTTTCCGAAGAGAggaccaaaaggaaagaaagagaaaaagtagAGTGACCAACTATGATATTATACtcaaaaatatttctaaaaattttaatttgattttatataatattgcaGAGCAAAATCATCATGAAATTTATTAGTTGCCGAAGAATAACTTAAATTTGATAATAAACTATTAATAATAACTGTGAGAATAACGGTAAATAATAGgacataaacatatatatactccacatataatttttagtaatttttaaccAATAATAAATAGCTTAAAATGAAGATAACTCTactagaaaaattattattggtggAAAATCAAGTTATGATACTTTTTATTGCAGAAATGGAGTAAATGTAAGAGGATACTTTATGTGGTCATTGATGGATGTTTTTGAGTACTTGAGTGGATATCAATCAAGATTTGGTCTctattttgtggattttgatgataaagAACTCAAAAGAATTCCCAAATTATCAGCACACTGGTACTCAAATTTTCTCAAAGTGAAAAACATCAAGGAAATGTAGGGTGTTCATAGTGTTGCTCTTGATCTTGAGTCAAAGTGagctattttattttgaatattgatCTTTATTCTCATGGTTTAATTTTACTTAGTACAAGGACTGAATTGAAAATGCCTGTTATTTATATGCATAAGTACCGGTTTGcaattatttttggttttctgaaataattaattgatttaatgtAAGAACTTACTTTGGTGGCATGTGGTAATGTGcatctatattattattattattattattataaaagaatataaaataatataaatgataatacTATAGATGCATGGTGGGATGTGTTGGGTAGGGAATCAGGGATGATTTACTCGtccttaatgatttttttttaatttataattaaaaaggattacatacatatataattgttatgtttatctaaattaataagtaataaattacaagattagagtaaaagttttaaaattttggtttttaaacaaatccaaatttttaaaacaatatacgacgagagaaaaataaaattttaaagccGTCAAAACATCCTTTAGAAAACTTGTTCAAAGTTGAAATCTtacatgttattattattattattattattattatcattattagtGCTTAACTTATTTTAGCGTGATTTGTGTATTATAGTGAAGGTAGAGCATGATGCAGTCTTCCTGAGCTTAGCAGAGTCTTGGCTTGCAAAATGTAGTATCTTGAAAGATGCTGGTGGAGTAGTCTTTGCAGGCGTGTTCTGATGTGAAGGCAGGAGATCGTGCCAAAAGTGTTGAAAGTGGTTGGGTTGAAGATTAGGCATTTTGGATTGAGCATAGTGTGGTTTAGTAGAGTGCTTACGAGAAAGAAATCTTCTTGAGTAGAGATTAACCATTTTGTACATATTTTACATTTTGGATTGGAGGCTTATGTAGAGGCGGAAGCGGTAAAAATAAAGGTAGCAGTACGACGCGGCTCTGGGAAACGTCTGAAACAGGTACTAAACCAACAGTCTTTCAAGCAGAATGCTTAAGCATAAAAAGCAACACGGGTTTCATAGCATGCAGCAGTCCAGCAAGTGATATGGTGCCCGTTGAAGAAATACCTCATCGAtgggtatgatttgaagaaatccttgatgagaatgattgaAGATGGGTGCTTGACCAAATGAGACTGAGTAGCCGAAACTTGTGGTGAATTGAAAGGTCGAGTTTGGAAAATCTTTacgaagaccaaacttggaaggttgaagactaGAGATTTCGTGAAGTTTCCTTGAAGGCAGAAAACGCTGGCGATGGCGCGCTGTGAGTGCGTACGTGATGAGGAGGCGCTGCGAGTAGGCTGGTTGCGGCCCGTTCGAGAATCGGGAGTGGTTGCATCAGCTCGGTTAAGCGTGAGCTCGGAGGGTTTGATGCTGGAGTGCTTGAGGTCGGCCCGCCAGCGTACGTAGGAAGCTTCCGGTCGAGTGGTCGTGATCGAGCCGTGCTATGACTTATGTCTAGCATGAGGTTGCTGCAGCATTTATTTCGGAAGAGATTTTTAAATTGTGTGTGCAGCGGAGATTCTGAGATAGAGGTATGTGCTGGCGCCCGGGACATTGAGTAAATCATCTCGACTGTCTTTGCTACgagattgtaggtgtgactacgtggaggagagtgtgtgatgCCTGAATAGTCTAGAGAGGATAATGATCTTTATTGATGAGAGAGTGAGTGTGCAGTGTTTGGCTGCTCATTGTATTTTCATCTACTGacagtggattgtttatctccaggTTTGGCCGCGTAGGAAGCCATGGACTCACCGGGCGGAGATTCTACCGATCTTTAGTAGTGTCTCTTTCTTGATTGGTTTGATAGTGATTGTTCCATTGAGTGTTTTGGTATTCGTGTTTCATGTGCGGCATTCACTTTGGCTCTTTcaattagtattattatatggATATTTGCAGGTTCGTTATTATTATAACTGTtgcattatttatatttttaactgaTTGTCGGTTTTGTGACTATAAGTAAAAGACAAACTTTATAGTAATAATCCTTCTGGACCTTGTAATGTGGAAATTCTTCAATCTAGAAACAGAGTGGATCGAgagatattaaattaaaataaaaattaaaatacaaaaattaattttattaatagataaaataagaaatatatcGATCTTACTAGCAGTTAATAGAGACTAGGGCCCTGATTATAAATTCTCTATTTCACTGCTTTAATACTGTGTATGGTTTGAGAAATCTTGTCAAATTCCCAAacattttactatttttcataGGTATTTTATAAACCTCATGTGTGACAAGTATCTATATTTGGTGGACATTAATTTAACATAGTTTGTATAATGTTATATAATGTTATATTCCTATCTTTGTTGGAAAgtgtatacatattttatttttatatcttccCATATATTTTTGACATATTTTCCTCTTGATTAAATgcatatattgatatattttagttttatgttCAAATTTTGTAATTGGATAAAATAGTGTTTGGTGACAAAGGTGAGTATGACGATATTGATAGAATTTGGTAGGCTTAGGCCCAATGCTAAAACTAGGCATTACAATATCTAACAATAATATACAACTAAATTAAACGTGTTTGATTCAcggaataaaaataagaataacagTGGTAATagaaactaattataataagaCTATGTTTGattataattcatattaaaaataagagagagataaaaacaaaatactttTGTGCCTCGATGCAAATAGATTGCATCCATGgtttaaaataagtttttaaaatattttgaacatcattattatttgaagtattattaaatattttaaattaaatatttcacttcatttacttgttaattttaattattataattaaatatttaagctaataacttttaaaatgaataaataaataacaagga encodes:
- the LOC120257380 gene encoding beta-glucosidase 22-like — translated: MASVLLSLFLISLHLWLCSAQCSPPNYTRNDFPSDFAFGAGTSAYQVEGAAAEDGRSPSIWDTHTHAGKMADKSTGDIASDQYHKYKEDVKLMSDLGLEVYKFSISWSRLIPNGRGEINPKGLEYYNNLINELLGKGIQPHVTLYHLDLPQALEDEYNGWLSPRIMDDFTAYADVCFREFGDRVTHWTTMAEVNIMSLGSYDNGDFPPSRCSYPFGVTNCTAGNSSTEPYIATHNALLTHASIFHLYKTKYQAFQRGWIGMNVYTLWYTPYSDSKADIQATKRVRDFMLGWIVDPLVFGDYPKTMKKIVGSRLPVFTKSQSEYLKGSFDFIGLNHYTSLFVVDNSAEALAMPIRDYNADMLATLIVWKNETPSDKYIPSSTPYRPYGLRKLLEYFKQKYKNPPIYIQENGCGLGMEDTMNDTYRIDYLNGYIGMKVEHDAVFLSLAESWLAKCSILKDAGGAYVEAEAVKIKVAVRRGSGKRLKQVWPRRKPWTHRAEILPIFSSVSFLIGLIVIVPLSVLVEGAAAEDGRSPSIWDTHTHSGKMADKSTGDIASDQYHKYKEDVKLMSDTGLEAYRFSISWSRLIPNGRGEANPKGLNYNNNLINELIEKGIQPHVTLYHLDLPQVLEDEYKGWMSPKIVLFNMVG